In Dasania marina DSM 21967, one genomic interval encodes:
- a CDS encoding AraC family transcriptional regulator: MEQQLTIPAAYIQAMLNQAEQRGIDRAELLADIELDMQALQSNQPCSAVAYGQLHHRIIQTSGDDWFGMLSGGLVPTGALRFMCWVAVQTKTLAEAINECGHFFELCRGFKIKQSYSVEGEFAVSKMAKLEHLPAAEFDALIAVADPMTLKSTLAAWHGFLSWLIGREIPLQAMYYTFANPGGNKHCYEVYYQQDFCGYSYPAKFLSMPVIQQAENIDEFLAKAPYYAFNRTAHSSDTVTQRVKSLMAKKMGTELPQAMEIASSLHMSVTSLHRKLAQEASSFQKIKDETRMEAAILYLNSPTMSTQEVAALVGFDDPSTFSRSFKKWTGLPPGEYRKKLLSATEASGKL, translated from the coding sequence GTGGAACAGCAACTGACCATACCGGCCGCCTATATACAGGCCATGCTTAACCAAGCCGAGCAGCGGGGCATAGATCGTGCTGAGTTACTCGCTGATATAGAGCTGGATATGCAGGCGCTGCAAAGCAACCAGCCATGCTCGGCCGTGGCCTACGGCCAGTTACATCACCGCATTATTCAAACCAGCGGTGATGACTGGTTTGGCATGTTAAGCGGCGGTTTGGTGCCTACTGGGGCGCTGCGATTTATGTGCTGGGTAGCGGTGCAAACCAAAACCCTTGCTGAGGCGATAAACGAGTGTGGTCACTTCTTTGAGTTGTGCCGCGGCTTTAAAATCAAACAAAGTTATAGCGTGGAAGGCGAGTTTGCCGTGTCAAAAATGGCTAAGCTGGAGCATTTGCCGGCAGCCGAGTTTGATGCCTTGATTGCGGTTGCTGACCCCATGACCTTAAAGTCGACCTTAGCCGCCTGGCACGGTTTTCTAAGCTGGCTGATAGGCCGCGAAATCCCGCTACAAGCCATGTATTACACCTTTGCTAATCCAGGGGGTAATAAGCATTGCTACGAGGTTTATTATCAGCAAGATTTTTGTGGTTATAGTTACCCGGCAAAATTTCTAAGCATGCCGGTGATACAGCAGGCCGAAAATATAGACGAGTTTTTAGCCAAGGCCCCTTACTATGCCTTTAACCGCACGGCTCACTCTAGCGATACCGTGACGCAGCGGGTTAAATCCCTAATGGCAAAAAAGATGGGCACCGAATTACCCCAAGCTATGGAAATTGCTAGCAGCTTGCATATGTCAGTAACCAGCCTGCACCGCAAGTTGGCGCAGGAGGCTAGCAGCTTTCAAAAAATTAAAGATGAAACCCGTATGGAAGCGGCGATTTTATATTTAAACTCACCCACCATGAGCACCCAAGAGGTTGCTGCCCTAGTGGGCTTTGATGACCCCTCTACCTTTAGCCGTTCGTTTAAAAAATGGACAGGCCTGCCGCCTGGTGAATATAGGAAAAAGTTGCTTTCAGCAACAGAGGCAAGCGGCAAGCTTTAA
- the bktB gene encoding beta-ketothiolase BktB codes for MQANREVVFLSAVRTAIGGYGGSLKDVPPADLGALCVREAVKRAGIEANTVESCVVGNVLRSEARDVYISRLVAIGGGLDIASHAVTVNRLCGSGLEAIVNATQQIQTGEVTTAVAGGCESMSRATYSMKSNRWGQRMGNSEIEDDMSIALHDPFGTGHMGVTAENLSEKFAISREEQDKLAETSHSRAINAIEQGYFKEQIVPVELKTRKGVTFFDTDEHPRKGTTAESISTMKTIFKKDGTVTAANASGINDAAAMTVLMERSAAEAQGLKPIARVVSYARAGVEPSIMGIGPVPAVKLALQRAELTVADLDVIESNEAFAAQACSVAKELNFPADKTNPNGGAVALGHPVGASGAILITKLIYELQRTKGRYGLATLCIGGGQGIAMVIEAL; via the coding sequence ATGCAAGCAAATCGTGAAGTTGTATTTTTAAGTGCTGTACGTACTGCTATAGGCGGCTATGGTGGCAGTTTAAAAGATGTCCCCCCTGCTGATCTAGGTGCGCTATGCGTACGCGAAGCGGTGAAACGTGCGGGGATAGAGGCCAATACTGTTGAAAGCTGTGTAGTCGGCAACGTCTTACGCAGCGAAGCCCGCGATGTCTATATATCGCGCCTAGTCGCCATAGGCGGCGGCTTAGATATAGCCTCTCATGCCGTTACCGTTAACCGCCTCTGCGGCAGCGGTTTAGAGGCCATTGTTAACGCCACCCAGCAAATCCAAACCGGTGAAGTGACTACGGCAGTTGCCGGCGGCTGCGAGTCTATGAGCCGCGCCACCTACTCTATGAAATCTAATCGCTGGGGCCAACGCATGGGCAACAGTGAGATTGAAGATGATATGAGCATCGCCCTACACGACCCTTTTGGCACTGGCCACATGGGGGTTACCGCCGAAAATCTGAGCGAAAAGTTTGCCATTAGCCGCGAAGAACAGGACAAACTCGCCGAAACCAGCCACAGCCGCGCCATTAACGCCATAGAGCAAGGCTACTTCAAAGAACAAATCGTACCGGTGGAGTTAAAAACTCGCAAAGGCGTCACCTTCTTTGATACCGATGAGCACCCCCGCAAAGGCACCACTGCCGAAAGCATTAGCACCATGAAAACCATTTTCAAAAAAGACGGTACCGTCACCGCCGCCAACGCCTCAGGTATTAACGATGCTGCCGCCATGACGGTATTAATGGAGCGTTCAGCCGCCGAAGCTCAGGGTTTAAAGCCTATAGCCAGAGTAGTTTCCTACGCCCGTGCCGGCGTAGAGCCTTCTATTATGGGCATAGGTCCTGTGCCTGCGGTTAAACTGGCCTTACAGCGTGCCGAATTAACCGTAGCCGATTTAGACGTGATTGAGTCTAACGAAGCCTTTGCCGCCCAAGCTTGCAGCGTAGCCAAAGAGTTAAACTTCCCCGCCGACAAAACCAACCCCAACGGCGGTGCCGTGGCGTTAGGCCACCCTGTCGGTGCCAGTGGTGCGATCTTAATAACCAAATTAATCTATGAGCTGCAACGCACTAAAGGCCGTTACGGCTTAGCGACGTTGTGCATAGGTGGCGGCCAAGGTATAGCCATGGTGATAGAAGCGCTATAA
- a CDS encoding YjiH family protein, with translation MSEQVVDSVRNSEHWTRANFLKFLIPSLLGVGFFLVPVEFNGKMTVILGMLAELLKASVGTSMAHITTFIFVSSALLSLFYSVASESWSKRTPAMAEMFQTTPIWLILRVLGAIFSTMTLLQYGPEWVIGKSTGITAFVDVAGIIFCLIGIGCLLLPLLTDYGFLEFTGTMLRKVFQKVFGLPGRSTIDALASWVGSSSIAVLVTIRQYETGFYSMREASVIATNFSVVSVPFVVLTAQVAGISEHFFLLYGAMVLIGVICAIVTPKLPPLSFIPDDYYPPVGKQIKEAAGEGRSLGSWALEQALTRASTAPSISRMIKSGFHNLLDLFFTMMPAAMAIEFLALATYEYTTIFHFITAPIVPLLELLQIPEAHAAAPGVVVGLLDQFVPAIIAGGIDNPITSFVLAGLSVTQLIFFAESGILIMRSKIPLSVPQLIAIFAVRTVIALPILTLIAHYLL, from the coding sequence ATGAGTGAACAAGTGGTAGATTCAGTAAGAAATAGTGAGCACTGGACGCGCGCTAACTTTTTAAAATTTCTTATTCCCTCGTTATTAGGTGTCGGTTTTTTCTTGGTGCCGGTTGAGTTTAACGGCAAAATGACCGTGATACTGGGTATGCTGGCAGAGCTGTTGAAAGCTTCTGTGGGCACGTCGATGGCACACATAACCACCTTTATTTTTGTTAGTTCAGCGCTACTGTCTTTGTTTTACAGCGTGGCTTCTGAATCGTGGAGCAAACGCACACCCGCTATGGCGGAGATGTTTCAAACTACGCCCATCTGGCTAATCTTGCGGGTATTGGGTGCTATCTTCAGCACCATGACCTTGCTGCAATACGGCCCCGAGTGGGTAATAGGTAAATCCACCGGCATTACCGCATTTGTTGATGTAGCCGGGATTATCTTTTGTTTAATAGGCATAGGTTGCCTATTGCTGCCCTTGTTAACAGATTATGGCTTTTTAGAGTTTACCGGCACGATGTTACGCAAGGTGTTTCAAAAAGTGTTTGGCCTGCCTGGCCGTTCGACTATTGATGCACTGGCTTCCTGGGTAGGCTCATCCAGTATTGCGGTGTTGGTTACCATACGGCAATACGAAACCGGCTTTTACTCTATGCGTGAAGCTTCAGTAATCGCCACTAATTTCTCGGTGGTGTCGGTGCCCTTTGTAGTATTAACCGCACAAGTGGCGGGTATTTCTGAGCACTTTTTCCTGCTGTACGGCGCTATGGTATTAATTGGTGTGATTTGCGCCATCGTAACGCCTAAGCTGCCCCCTTTATCGTTTATTCCCGATGATTATTACCCGCCGGTGGGTAAACAAATCAAAGAGGCGGCCGGTGAAGGCCGTTCTTTAGGCAGCTGGGCCTTGGAGCAGGCTTTAACTAGGGCCTCTACAGCGCCGTCTATTTCCAGGATGATTAAAAGTGGCTTTCATAACTTGCTGGATTTGTTTTTCACTATGATGCCAGCTGCTATGGCCATTGAGTTCTTGGCATTAGCGACCTATGAATACACCACCATTTTCCACTTTATCACCGCGCCCATAGTTCCGCTGTTAGAGTTGCTGCAAATCCCTGAGGCGCACGCGGCGGCTCCCGGTGTGGTGGTTGGTTTATTGGATCAATTTGTACCCGCTATCATCGCCGGCGGCATAGATAACCCTATTACCAGCTTTGTGTTGGCGGGTTTGTCGGTTACGCAGTTGATCTTCTTTGCCGAGTCTGGGATTTTAATTATGCGTTCAAAAATCCCTCTAAGTGTACCGCAGCTGATTGCTATCTTTGCTGTGCGTACCGTTATAGCGCTGCCGATCTTAACGTTAATCGCTCATTATTTATTGTAG
- a CDS encoding TonB-dependent receptor — MLNKQAFKKKALSILIPMVSMSAPIAVQAQGTVLELEEMVVSASRRNTTVMDIPSNISAVGGEALEKAGITDFSKLTRNIPGLSFSDTGPRNNGISGGLIMRGMNAQAGGFEDFYRSSDPAVSTYIGETPLFVNLNMRDINRVEVLRGPQGTLYGSGSLGGTVRYIQNKPSMEAFEAHVSAKVAQTTGAGDMNTDTEFMVNLPISDNMAVRAVGAYVDNSGFIDANRLEGLDANGQPTGVLSSKKDINGNTVEYARLGFVWDISDSVGLEFNHQIQSDNVDGRQAYSASEGDYKSGVKRLEPFSRDVRISSLDIQADVGFATVSSSSSYYRNEADSTYDQSYNYAAQGFWAYYDGVPRNFVTGVKEFETDAFVQEVRLVSNTESDFDWVVGAYYSSWNGSADAADYIHGIDTFYGITNPQAPDLGYTNIQKDNFKDKAVFGELTYHVTEAWQMTLGARFFDQTFKSSQTITLPPCGVFCGDGPTGLSGGSAEQDFEDEIFKFNTSYDLSETMMVFMTWAEGFRHGGSNGLPIDDPATTAVEGGIFANHASLMTFDADKATNMEVGFKGRFLDNHLEMSGAIFTIDWDDNQVLQRAQGGFPIVYNLGESKTTGLELEVKSHFTENLSLSLGYAYVSAETSEDFSGLPNLAGDPTLIIEKGSDLPGVPKSTFTAALDYSYMMDNGVELSYRLGGFYKESFGTDFNKSSIYYDEVDAQVIIDTSLMVYVDQWQFSLSIDNAFDSDDSTLELGNAFYQQYAGVADASNRNQAGDASYVVRPRTVGVGVKYTF; from the coding sequence ATGCTTAACAAACAAGCATTCAAGAAAAAAGCACTGAGCATATTAATACCGATGGTATCGATGTCTGCCCCAATCGCGGTACAAGCGCAAGGCACAGTTTTGGAATTAGAGGAAATGGTGGTCTCCGCTAGCCGCCGCAACACGACGGTGATGGATATTCCCTCTAACATCAGCGCCGTAGGTGGTGAAGCTCTAGAGAAAGCCGGTATTACCGACTTTTCTAAATTAACCCGTAATATACCCGGGCTTTCTTTTAGCGACACTGGCCCACGTAACAACGGCATCAGTGGCGGCTTGATTATGCGTGGTATGAACGCACAAGCAGGTGGCTTTGAAGATTTTTATCGCTCCTCTGACCCTGCCGTTTCTACCTACATAGGTGAGACGCCTTTATTTGTTAACTTAAACATGCGCGACATTAATCGCGTAGAAGTGTTGCGCGGACCGCAGGGCACTTTATACGGTTCTGGCTCTTTGGGTGGCACCGTGCGTTACATACAAAACAAGCCTAGCATGGAAGCGTTTGAAGCCCATGTCTCGGCTAAAGTTGCGCAGACTACTGGTGCCGGTGATATGAACACCGATACCGAGTTTATGGTTAACCTGCCTATCTCCGACAACATGGCCGTACGCGCCGTGGGTGCTTATGTAGATAACAGCGGTTTTATCGACGCCAACAGATTAGAGGGGCTAGACGCTAACGGCCAGCCTACTGGTGTGCTAAGCAGTAAAAAAGATATTAACGGCAACACCGTTGAATATGCCCGTTTAGGTTTTGTCTGGGATATTAGCGATAGTGTAGGTTTAGAATTTAATCACCAAATTCAATCTGATAATGTCGATGGCCGCCAAGCCTATTCCGCTAGCGAAGGCGATTATAAGTCGGGTGTTAAACGCCTAGAGCCTTTTAGCCGCGATGTGCGTATTAGCTCTTTAGATATACAGGCTGATGTCGGTTTTGCCACGGTATCGTCTTCCAGTTCTTATTATCGCAATGAAGCCGACAGCACCTACGACCAAAGCTACAACTATGCAGCGCAAGGTTTTTGGGCTTACTACGATGGCGTGCCAAGAAACTTTGTTACTGGTGTTAAAGAATTTGAAACCGATGCTTTTGTGCAAGAAGTACGTTTAGTATCTAACACCGAAAGTGATTTTGACTGGGTAGTGGGTGCTTATTACTCTTCTTGGAATGGCTCGGCAGATGCTGCTGATTATATACACGGCATCGATACGTTTTACGGTATTACTAACCCGCAAGCGCCGGACTTGGGCTACACCAATATTCAAAAAGATAACTTTAAAGATAAGGCTGTATTTGGTGAGCTGACCTACCACGTCACCGAAGCTTGGCAGATGACCTTAGGTGCGCGCTTCTTTGATCAAACCTTTAAAAGTAGCCAAACGATTACCCTACCTCCCTGCGGTGTTTTTTGTGGTGATGGCCCCACCGGTTTGAGTGGTGGTAGCGCTGAGCAAGACTTTGAAGATGAAATCTTTAAATTCAATACCTCTTATGATTTATCAGAAACCATGATGGTGTTTATGACTTGGGCCGAAGGTTTCCGCCACGGCGGTTCTAATGGCCTACCCATAGATGATCCAGCCACCACGGCGGTAGAGGGTGGTATTTTTGCCAACCACGCTAGCTTAATGACCTTTGATGCTGATAAGGCTACCAACATGGAAGTGGGCTTTAAAGGCCGTTTCTTGGACAATCATTTAGAAATGTCAGGTGCAATCTTCACTATAGATTGGGACGACAACCAAGTACTGCAACGTGCGCAGGGCGGCTTCCCCATTGTTTATAATTTAGGTGAATCTAAAACTACCGGCTTAGAGCTAGAGGTGAAATCACACTTTACTGAAAATCTATCACTCTCTTTAGGCTATGCTTATGTGTCAGCGGAAACCTCTGAGGACTTTTCAGGCTTACCTAATCTAGCCGGTGACCCTACCTTAATTATAGAGAAAGGTTCTGACTTACCGGGCGTGCCCAAAAGCACCTTTACTGCGGCGTTAGATTATTCCTATATGATGGATAACGGCGTAGAACTGTCTTACCGCTTGGGTGGTTTTTATAAAGAAAGCTTCGGCACCGACTTTAACAAAAGCAGTATTTACTATGATGAAGTCGATGCACAAGTGATTATCGATACCTCGTTAATGGTTTACGTCGATCAATGGCAGTTCTCACTCTCTATAGATAATGCCTTTGATTCAGATGACTCTACCTTAGAGCTGGGTAATGCCTTTTACCAACAGTATGCCGGTGTGGCTGATGCCAGTAATCGTAACCAGGCTGGTGATGCCAGTTATGTGGTGCGCCCACGTACGGTAGGTGTTGGTGTGAAATATACCTTCTAA